One genomic segment of Catalinimonas alkaloidigena includes these proteins:
- a CDS encoding PQQ-dependent sugar dehydrogenase, which translates to MNSQLPWVLLFCFALITACKQSESTAKVQGNSIDGRDVKALAEGVSVKPFMAIERGGIRLCLDPVTGDFFYNTMKGDIHRIYRSQDSLYDEKVYSVEDHGVESLQGMHFQDSNIFLVGNKYYNGNTATKGIVMRGELSHEGKYLWDTLAITELYGKPKTLYSHEFNGIAISPDGEYMYVNSGARTDHGEVQDNGDLYPGLRESFLTACIFRLPVDGKDIVLKDDSTFLAEKGYLFADGVRNAYDLDFSPAGHLFAVSNSSDYDHPEDMFWLREGHHYGFPWRMGNTDNPQQYADWEPELDKDPFINPAAYAYNNNYFKVDPEFPKKPAALEITPPVLNYGPDANFYRDVKTGEVMDGDDTGEAVGTFTGHRSPLGLFFDQDSLLAAPFKGNGFVLSYSFGAQSSLMRRLSLLGGDLIRMEMEYKPELDNYIVYCYRVVDGLRGPTDALMIDNHVYIIETGGRIWEVTLPIDTAT; encoded by the coding sequence ATGAATAGCCAATTACCGTGGGTGCTGTTATTCTGCTTTGCGCTAATTACAGCTTGTAAACAGTCAGAATCTACCGCCAAAGTACAGGGAAATTCTATTGACGGGAGAGATGTTAAGGCGCTGGCAGAAGGCGTAAGTGTGAAACCTTTTATGGCGATAGAAAGAGGAGGCATCCGCCTCTGCCTTGACCCTGTTACCGGAGACTTTTTTTATAATACCATGAAAGGGGATATCCACAGGATATACAGGAGTCAGGACTCTCTCTATGATGAGAAAGTGTACTCAGTGGAGGATCATGGTGTAGAGTCACTGCAGGGCATGCATTTTCAGGATAGTAATATCTTTTTGGTAGGCAATAAATATTATAACGGTAATACTGCTACCAAAGGCATCGTGATGCGGGGGGAACTGAGCCATGAAGGAAAATATCTTTGGGATACGCTGGCGATTACAGAGCTTTATGGCAAGCCCAAGACTTTGTACAGCCATGAGTTTAATGGCATCGCAATCAGCCCGGATGGTGAATACATGTATGTAAACAGCGGGGCGCGTACCGATCACGGTGAAGTGCAGGATAATGGGGACCTCTACCCCGGTCTGAGAGAGTCTTTCCTGACCGCCTGCATTTTCCGGTTGCCAGTTGATGGCAAAGATATAGTCCTCAAAGATGACTCTACTTTTCTGGCAGAAAAAGGGTACCTCTTTGCCGATGGTGTGAGAAATGCCTATGACCTGGACTTCTCGCCGGCAGGACATTTGTTCGCAGTATCCAACTCATCTGATTATGACCATCCGGAAGATATGTTCTGGCTCAGGGAAGGGCATCATTATGGTTTTCCCTGGAGAATGGGCAATACTGACAATCCTCAGCAATATGCAGACTGGGAACCTGAGCTAGACAAAGACCCTTTTATCAATCCCGCGGCATATGCTTATAATAACAACTATTTCAAGGTTGACCCTGAGTTTCCAAAAAAGCCTGCGGCATTAGAGATCACCCCCCCGGTATTGAATTATGGCCCTGATGCTAACTTTTACCGTGATGTAAAGACTGGTGAAGTCATGGATGGTGACGATACCGGAGAAGCGGTGGGTACCTTTACCGGTCACCGTTCTCCTTTAGGATTATTCTTTGATCAGGACAGTCTGCTGGCAGCGCCGTTTAAAGGGAATGGTTTTGTATTAAGCTATTCATTTGGCGCACAGTCAAGCCTGATGAGAAGGCTTTCTCTTTTGGGAGGAGATCTCATTCGCATGGAAATGGAATATAAGCCTGAGCTAGATAATTACATCGTATACTGCTACAGGGTTGTAGATGGTTTGAGAGGACCTACTGATGCGCTGATGATTGACAACCATGTATACATTATAGAAACTGGAGGAAGAATATGGGAGGTCACATTACCTATAGATACGGCTACCTGA
- a CDS encoding SusC/RagA family TonB-linked outer membrane protein: MKKSLLFFICFLLLLSVLEVQAQTRTVRGKVISGDEQEALPGVNVLVQGTTTGTVTDIEGNYAISVSGDNPVLVFTSVGFESVSEEVNGRSTIDVVLMPDLQQLGEIVVTALGIAKEKRTLTYSTQEVSSQGIEETRPLNVTEALSGKVAGIAITTTGAGVGAPTKVVLRGNRSLQSNGSQPLYVVDGIPVGGSIADISPDNIASISVLKGGNAAALYGSRANNGAIIVTTKSGENAPDGVTANLGFNYQVNSPILLTKYQNEYAQGSAGIYSPMAYTSWGPRMTGQVVDHWSNDPDYLASVGGTYALQGQPDNVRDFFQTGHTIAASVGVNIKNENSNTHVNYTYSDGKGIIPQNNLQRHYLSLRNNTKLHEKLTLDTKVTYIRSNYSDILFSGEGFDNPMRYAYILPRNIRTQDLEHYQFINEAGQLRQHFYVPRSNEAGNPYWTVNNVKRPQINERVLGLVSLKYQITDDLSLLGRSGIDRSSTYEETFRYVDTYIVADGGDYSKTFSYGLEWNSDVLLSFQKDLTENISLGLNAGANLRVAKAESVGGSGANFSVENLFALGNTLNPRPNESYAEREQQSVYAFGEIGFYNAIFLSGSFRNDWSSTLPEANRSYSYPSVGLTAVISDLVDLPSAVSFLKLRGSWAEVGNDTDPYRLSRQANVRAGTISLSPTLPLADLKPERTTTWEAGFDARFLDDNLRFDFTYYKSNTFDQLFATNVPVASGVSSVFLNGADIQNQGVEIVLGITPVTTPNFSWDLNANFAKNISEVVEISDDVDVLIQGSGFLNEYRIEAGEPFGNQYSRGFARDDDGNVLIDSQGLPVVTAGKTVPVANFNPDFLLGLNNTFKYKNFSLRALVDMRQGGQVTVFTEAIMAGSGLLDYTSQGRDGTLVFGENIFAGETAVLTDETGAPTETPNNIQMSAEDLWNRLGGRNTPVGEAFIRDASNIRLRELSFSYNVPESTLSSLPFRSASLSVVGRNLFFFSNKTEYFDPEAVQSVSNNAEGLNSFAPPTTRSFGVSLKLGF, encoded by the coding sequence ATGAAAAAATCCTTACTTTTTTTTATTTGTTTTTTACTGCTGCTATCAGTGCTTGAAGTCCAGGCACAAACGCGCACAGTAAGAGGTAAAGTCATTTCAGGTGATGAACAAGAAGCCCTGCCTGGAGTGAACGTACTTGTACAGGGAACTACCACCGGAACCGTTACCGACATTGAAGGTAACTACGCTATTTCTGTATCAGGAGATAATCCGGTATTGGTTTTTACCTCGGTAGGCTTTGAATCCGTTTCCGAAGAGGTCAATGGTAGGTCTACCATAGATGTGGTACTCATGCCTGACCTTCAGCAATTAGGCGAGATCGTGGTGACCGCGCTGGGTATAGCAAAAGAAAAGCGTACTCTGACCTATAGTACGCAGGAAGTATCCAGCCAGGGAATTGAAGAAACAAGACCCTTGAATGTTACCGAAGCCCTAAGTGGTAAAGTAGCGGGTATTGCCATCACAACCACTGGCGCTGGCGTAGGAGCCCCTACCAAAGTAGTGTTGCGTGGTAACCGTTCATTACAAAGCAATGGTAGCCAACCCCTTTATGTGGTGGATGGTATTCCCGTAGGTGGTAGTATTGCTGATATTTCCCCTGACAACATCGCCAGTATATCAGTACTGAAAGGTGGTAATGCCGCAGCACTTTACGGAAGCCGTGCAAACAATGGCGCTATTATCGTCACGACCAAATCCGGTGAAAATGCTCCTGATGGAGTTACGGCCAATCTTGGGTTTAACTATCAGGTCAATAGCCCTATATTACTGACCAAGTACCAGAATGAATACGCTCAGGGCTCAGCAGGCATATATTCTCCCATGGCTTATACTTCCTGGGGCCCCAGAATGACTGGCCAGGTTGTAGATCACTGGTCCAATGACCCTGACTACCTGGCTTCTGTAGGAGGTACTTATGCGCTTCAGGGACAACCGGATAATGTCAGGGATTTCTTTCAGACAGGACATACGATTGCTGCCAGTGTAGGGGTAAATATCAAGAATGAGAATTCTAATACGCATGTCAACTACACTTACTCTGATGGTAAAGGTATTATTCCGCAGAACAATCTGCAGAGACATTATCTGAGCCTGAGAAACAATACCAAGCTGCACGAAAAGCTGACTCTTGACACCAAAGTTACTTATATCCGTAGTAATTACTCCGATATTTTGTTTAGTGGAGAGGGTTTTGACAACCCTATGCGATATGCCTACATTCTCCCCAGAAATATACGTACGCAGGATCTGGAACACTATCAGTTCATTAATGAGGCTGGACAGTTAAGACAACATTTCTATGTGCCACGGTCCAATGAAGCAGGAAACCCTTACTGGACAGTCAACAATGTAAAGCGCCCTCAGATCAATGAAAGAGTACTGGGCCTGGTTTCTTTGAAATATCAAATTACCGATGACTTATCTTTACTGGGTAGATCGGGTATAGACCGCAGCAGTACCTATGAGGAGACCTTTCGCTATGTAGATACATACATTGTTGCGGATGGAGGAGATTATTCCAAGACCTTTAGCTATGGTCTGGAGTGGAACTCAGATGTACTACTAAGCTTTCAAAAAGATCTGACAGAGAACATTTCCTTAGGCCTTAACGCTGGTGCTAACCTGAGAGTAGCTAAAGCTGAGAGTGTAGGAGGCTCCGGTGCCAACTTCAGTGTGGAAAACCTATTCGCGCTGGGTAACACCTTAAATCCCCGTCCTAATGAATCTTATGCGGAAAGAGAGCAGCAGTCGGTCTATGCTTTTGGAGAAATTGGTTTTTATAATGCCATTTTCCTTAGTGGATCTTTCAGAAATGACTGGAGCTCTACCCTACCCGAAGCAAACCGATCTTATAGCTACCCTTCCGTAGGACTAACCGCTGTAATAAGTGATCTGGTAGACCTTCCTTCTGCTGTAAGCTTCCTGAAATTAAGAGGATCATGGGCTGAAGTAGGAAACGATACCGATCCTTATCGCCTCTCCAGACAGGCTAATGTAAGAGCCGGTACTATTTCACTAAGTCCTACTTTACCTCTGGCTGATTTGAAGCCGGAGAGAACAACCACCTGGGAAGCAGGCTTTGATGCCCGATTCCTGGACGATAACCTCAGATTTGACTTCACTTATTATAAGTCTAACACCTTTGACCAGTTATTTGCTACTAACGTACCGGTAGCATCAGGAGTAAGCAGTGTGTTTCTCAATGGTGCTGACATCCAAAACCAGGGTGTGGAAATTGTATTAGGAATCACTCCGGTAACTACGCCTAACTTCTCATGGGACCTGAATGCTAACTTCGCCAAAAACATCAGCGAAGTAGTTGAAATTTCTGATGATGTTGATGTTTTGATTCAGGGCAGCGGTTTCTTGAATGAATACCGGATTGAAGCGGGCGAACCTTTTGGAAATCAGTATTCACGTGGATTTGCAAGAGATGATGATGGGAATGTGCTGATTGACTCACAGGGTTTACCGGTTGTTACTGCTGGCAAAACTGTACCGGTGGCTAATTTTAACCCCGATTTTCTATTGGGACTTAACAATACTTTCAAATACAAAAACTTCTCTTTGAGGGCTTTGGTTGATATGCGCCAGGGTGGACAGGTAACTGTATTCACTGAAGCTATCATGGCAGGTAGTGGGTTACTTGACTATACTTCCCAGGGAAGAGATGGAACTTTGGTATTCGGTGAAAATATCTTTGCAGGAGAAACTGCTGTTTTGACAGATGAAACAGGAGCACCTACTGAAACGCCAAATAACATTCAAATGAGTGCCGAAGACTTGTGGAACAGATTAGGTGGTAGAAATACACCGGTAGGTGAGGCCTTCATCAGAGATGCTTCTAACATCCGCCTGAGAGAGCTTTCATTTAGCTATAACGTACCGGAGAGCACGCTTTCCAGCCTTCCTTTCCGTAGTGCAAGCTTATCCGTGGTGGGAAGAAATCTGTTTTTCTTCAGTAACAAGACGGAATATTTTGATCCGGAAGCCGTTCAGTCTGTATCAAATAATGCGGAAGGACTCAACTCTTTTGCTCCCCCCACTACCAGGAGCTTTGGTGTATCATTAAAACTTGGTTTTTAA
- a CDS encoding DegT/DnrJ/EryC1/StrS family aminotransferase: MLDRRQLIKRLSALPLVGGIIGGSAPFTSVMASTAAPLYRDYFAELGVRTFINAAGTYTAMTGSLLREEMKDAYNYASQHYVMLDELQDKVGERIAQMLKCEAATVTSGAFSAMTFGMAGVLTGMDPKKAAQIPHLEGTGMKTEVIIQKAHNIGYAHAVRNCGVKVVEVETKEELEKAINKNTAMMLYINTFEPNGEISVEEWLEVAKKHDIPAMNDCAADVPPVENLWKYTQMGYDLVCFSGGKGLRGPQSAGLLLGKKDLIAAARLSAPPRGDTVGRGMKINKEEILGMWAALEAFLNSDRDQEWKLWEDQVAHIADAAKSVKGVTTDIHVPPIANHVPTLGVSWNTKKVKISGDELKEVLRSGHPSIEVAGGGKDSISITTWMMRPGQERIVATRLQQALSEAST, from the coding sequence ATGCTAGACCGAAGACAATTGATCAAACGCCTCTCTGCCCTACCCTTGGTGGGCGGCATTATAGGAGGAAGCGCCCCTTTCACTTCCGTAATGGCATCAACAGCCGCTCCTCTCTACCGCGACTATTTTGCCGAACTGGGAGTACGCACTTTCATCAACGCAGCAGGCACTTATACGGCCATGACCGGCTCGCTGCTACGCGAAGAGATGAAGGATGCCTATAACTATGCTTCCCAGCACTATGTAATGCTGGATGAGCTACAGGATAAAGTGGGCGAAAGAATCGCACAAATGCTAAAATGTGAAGCTGCTACGGTCACTTCCGGGGCTTTTTCTGCCATGACCTTTGGCATGGCAGGTGTGCTCACTGGCATGGATCCTAAGAAAGCAGCACAAATTCCTCACCTGGAAGGCACCGGCATGAAGACAGAAGTTATCATTCAGAAAGCACATAACATTGGCTATGCCCATGCTGTGCGTAACTGTGGGGTGAAAGTCGTAGAAGTAGAAACCAAAGAAGAGCTGGAAAAAGCCATCAATAAAAACACTGCCATGATGCTCTACATCAACACCTTTGAGCCCAATGGAGAGATCAGTGTAGAAGAATGGCTGGAAGTAGCCAAGAAACATGATATTCCTGCTATGAACGACTGCGCCGCTGATGTACCCCCTGTAGAAAACCTATGGAAATATACCCAAATGGGCTACGACCTGGTTTGTTTCTCTGGGGGTAAAGGCTTGCGAGGGCCACAGAGTGCAGGCTTACTTCTTGGTAAAAAAGACCTGATTGCCGCTGCCAGACTTAGTGCTCCTCCCAGGGGGGACACTGTTGGTAGAGGGATGAAGATCAACAAAGAAGAGATACTGGGCATGTGGGCCGCACTGGAAGCTTTTCTTAATAGTGACCGGGACCAAGAGTGGAAGCTATGGGAAGATCAGGTGGCCCATATCGCTGATGCCGCAAAGTCTGTGAAAGGGGTCACCACTGATATACATGTTCCTCCGATTGCTAATCATGTACCTACCCTAGGGGTCTCCTGGAATACTAAAAAAGTAAAGATCTCCGGCGATGAGCTCAAAGAAGTGTTGCGCAGCGGTCATCCTTCAATAGAAGTCGCCGGTGGTGGTAAGGATTCTATCAGCATAACCACCTGGATGATGCGTCCCGGGCAGGAAAGGATTGTAGCCACTCGTCTTCAGCAGGCACTCTCCGAGGCAAGTACTTAG
- a CDS encoding RidA family protein: MKSQRRSILKKMMASLAGVAGLGVAAQAKSETTPSTKETFSPHTEPGQEVPLFSGSVKHGGFVFVAGKGAHFEGDIKAHTDHVLNELEKELKKAGSSMDKVVKVNVYLADLNDYTAMNEVYRGRFGNNPPVRTTVATYGGVPGDSLVEIDCIASV, from the coding sequence ATGAAATCACAACGTAGATCTATTTTAAAGAAAATGATGGCATCACTGGCCGGAGTAGCAGGCTTGGGTGTAGCTGCACAGGCAAAGAGCGAAACAACTCCTTCCACGAAAGAGACTTTCAGCCCTCACACAGAACCCGGCCAGGAAGTACCGCTATTTTCAGGATCTGTCAAGCATGGAGGATTTGTATTCGTAGCCGGTAAGGGTGCTCACTTTGAGGGAGATATCAAAGCGCATACTGATCACGTCCTCAATGAGTTGGAAAAAGAGCTTAAAAAAGCAGGTTCTTCAATGGATAAGGTGGTAAAAGTAAATGTATACCTGGCTGACCTGAATGACTATACCGCTATGAACGAGGTCTATCGCGGACGCTTTGGAAACAATCCTCCTGTTCGTACTACAGTAGCTACTTACGGGGGCGTACCCGGAGATTCACTGGTAGAAATTGACTGCATCGCCTCTGTGTAA
- a CDS encoding amidohydrolase/deacetylase family metallohydrolase, whose translation MRIKLPIFLLFFCLLATHIQAQNYSLLLKGGHVIDPKNNIDEVMDIAVSGDSIARVAKNISEAEAEKVVDASGLYVTPGLIDIHSHNFHGTEPDAYLSNSFTALPPDGFTFRVGITTIVDVGGAGWKNFNTFKEQTIDQSKTRVLSFLNIVGSGMKGGPYEQNLNDMDGKMTGMMAQRYPEIVGVKVAHYAGPEWKPVEQAVIAGEMANVPVMIDFGGHIPPLSLETLFMEKLRPGDIFTHTFAHVPGRIPVVDERGHVRPYVYEAQERGIIFDVGHGGGSFLFRQAIPALKEGFRPNTISTDLHTGSMNAGMKDQLNIMSKFLNMEMSLAEVITASTWKPAQVIHREELGHLSEGAIADIAVFSLQEGEFGFIDSGGYRMDGTQKLQCELTIRAGDVVYDLNGISRPYWIVE comes from the coding sequence ATGCGAATCAAATTACCTATATTTCTTTTGTTCTTCTGCCTGCTGGCCACCCATATCCAGGCACAAAACTATAGCCTTCTCCTCAAAGGAGGGCATGTAATAGACCCTAAAAATAATATTGACGAAGTAATGGACATTGCTGTCAGCGGAGACAGTATTGCCCGGGTAGCGAAAAATATTTCCGAGGCTGAGGCAGAAAAAGTAGTTGACGCCAGTGGCTTATATGTTACCCCCGGCCTCATTGACATCCACTCCCATAATTTTCACGGTACTGAGCCGGATGCTTACCTCAGCAATAGCTTTACTGCACTTCCTCCTGATGGTTTTACCTTCCGGGTAGGCATAACTACCATTGTAGATGTGGGGGGAGCTGGCTGGAAAAACTTCAATACTTTTAAGGAACAAACCATAGACCAGTCCAAAACAAGGGTGCTTTCTTTCCTCAATATTGTAGGCTCTGGCATGAAAGGAGGGCCTTATGAGCAGAATCTAAACGATATGGATGGTAAGATGACCGGCATGATGGCGCAGCGCTACCCTGAGATTGTAGGGGTAAAAGTAGCCCATTACGCAGGTCCGGAATGGAAGCCGGTAGAGCAGGCAGTAATCGCCGGTGAGATGGCCAACGTACCGGTGATGATTGACTTTGGCGGGCATATCCCGCCCCTTTCGCTTGAGACCCTATTTATGGAGAAGCTACGCCCCGGTGATATCTTTACGCACACTTTCGCACATGTGCCGGGCAGAATACCTGTAGTAGATGAAAGAGGGCATGTAAGACCCTACGTATATGAGGCCCAGGAGCGAGGAATCATTTTTGATGTAGGGCATGGTGGAGGAAGCTTCCTTTTCCGTCAGGCAATTCCCGCCCTGAAAGAGGGCTTTCGTCCTAACACAATCAGCACTGACCTGCATACCGGCAGTATGAATGCGGGGATGAAAGATCAACTCAATATCATGTCCAAGTTTCTGAACATGGAGATGTCGCTGGCAGAAGTAATAACAGCTTCTACCTGGAAACCTGCTCAGGTGATCCACCGCGAAGAGCTGGGCCACCTGAGTGAAGGAGCGATAGCCGATATCGCAGTATTCAGCCTGCAGGAAGGAGAGTTTGGCTTTATTGACTCGGGAGGGTACAGAATGGATGGCACACAAAAGCTACAATGCGAACTCACCATCCGTGCAGGTGATGTAGTTTATGACCTCAATGGAATTTCCCGTCCCTACTGGATTGTAGAGTAA
- a CDS encoding aminotransferase class V-fold PLP-dependent enzyme, with translation MINRRNLLKRLASLPLLGSIVGSGIPIQSASATPAAVSVKQDLFKELGIRPLINARGTMTFLSGSLMEPEALAAINATAHDFANMHEVEDKVGEKIAEMLEVEAAMVTSGAACALTIGTAAAITGMDMEKIRQIPNLPGPQPEVIIQKKHRYVFDQAVRSAGVKLIEVESAEEMEKAINERTVMSLFFNAAVSWYGIEDSISHEEFVAISKRNNIPSFIDAAADVPPLENLFKYQKMGFDMVTFSGGKMIRGPQSAGLLYGRKDLIEAAKLNFSPHESPIGRSMKVNKEEIFGMYAALKHYLEKDHEKEWEEWMGRVKDIAKKVESVSGVIGETHIPKGRANVFPGLRVKWDQNKIKIKPDEVVEALRAGEPRIETSAGDDGLQIAVVTLQPAHVPIVARRIKEVLETAV, from the coding sequence ATGATTAATAGAAGAAATCTTCTCAAACGCTTAGCCAGCCTACCCTTGCTAGGTAGCATAGTGGGCAGTGGTATCCCTATCCAATCTGCTTCCGCTACACCAGCAGCAGTATCAGTAAAACAAGATTTATTCAAAGAACTGGGCATAAGGCCTTTGATCAATGCCCGCGGCACTATGACCTTTTTATCAGGTTCTCTCATGGAACCGGAAGCCTTAGCCGCGATCAATGCTACTGCGCATGACTTTGCCAATATGCATGAGGTGGAAGACAAAGTAGGAGAAAAAATTGCAGAGATGCTGGAAGTAGAAGCCGCTATGGTAACTTCAGGCGCTGCCTGCGCCCTCACCATCGGCACGGCAGCAGCCATTACCGGCATGGATATGGAGAAGATCAGACAAATTCCTAATCTGCCCGGCCCTCAGCCAGAAGTAATCATCCAGAAAAAACACCGTTATGTGTTTGATCAGGCAGTACGCAGCGCAGGAGTAAAGCTGATAGAAGTAGAGAGTGCTGAGGAAATGGAAAAAGCCATCAACGAACGTACCGTAATGTCTCTTTTCTTTAATGCTGCGGTCTCCTGGTATGGTATTGAAGATAGCATTAGCCACGAAGAATTTGTGGCCATTTCCAAGCGCAACAATATTCCATCTTTTATTGATGCGGCTGCCGATGTACCTCCGCTTGAAAACCTCTTCAAATATCAGAAAATGGGCTTTGATATGGTCACTTTCTCAGGAGGAAAGATGATCCGAGGTCCGCAAAGCGCCGGCCTTCTGTATGGACGTAAAGATCTAATTGAAGCAGCCAAGTTGAATTTCTCACCCCATGAGAGTCCTATTGGCAGGTCTATGAAGGTCAACAAAGAGGAAATTTTTGGAATGTATGCAGCCCTGAAGCATTATCTGGAAAAAGACCATGAAAAAGAGTGGGAAGAATGGATGGGCCGGGTAAAAGATATTGCGAAAAAAGTAGAAAGCGTGTCAGGAGTAATAGGTGAGACACATATTCCTAAGGGCCGTGCCAATGTATTTCCCGGCTTGCGTGTGAAGTGGGATCAGAACAAAATAAAAATAAAGCCGGATGAAGTAGTGGAAGCGCTTAGAGCGGGAGAGCCCAGAATTGAGACCTCTGCCGGAGACGATGGACTGCAAATCGCAGTGGTAACACTTCAGCCAGCGCATGTTCCGATTGTAGCAAGACGCATTAAAGAGGTACTGGAAACAGCAGTATAA
- a CDS encoding SusD/RagB family nutrient-binding outer membrane lipoprotein, producing the protein MNRSILYIAALSILFLVNSCTDDFTEMNTDPKNLTVDNLTQSEYGAVVKAAMYTPAFLGDPARGAFQLTQSLFSDIYGGYFATTAPNFNSDKFILVGGWLNGAFNYFYANAAPQIKYAEDFAAENGFELENAMMKVWRVWAYHRMTDYWGPIPYSEFGNRERSVPYDAQDEIYADFFATLDEAIPVLQSNAGGTSFLGINDLVYGGNVDQWLRFANTLRLRLAMRVKYVDPSLSQTEAEKAVSVGEFIEDNEDNAIIETDADFRNPYNTITQWGEFRMSADMESILKGYEDPRVQYYVAPAAEPDPTDDPASISFPYEGMRNGQSQVAKQGTNFNAIASDMAPEYTEAGAAGPNYVVMNAAESYFLRAEGALEGWNMGGGTAQSFYEDGIVTSHEEYGLDGNNLAGNPYVSSSNTPDSYNGTDPAPSEVPVAYNAGGSVEEQLEQIITQKWISLYPNSQEAWAEKRRTGYPTFYDRLNTDDPAIPVTTVPRRVPFVDGEFTTNAEAVNAAVDNLLGGPDNGTTKLWWDAKP; encoded by the coding sequence ATGAATCGTAGTATATTATATATAGCAGCCTTGTCCATCCTGTTTTTGGTCAATAGCTGTACCGATGATTTTACGGAAATGAATACTGATCCTAAAAATCTTACGGTAGATAACCTTACTCAAAGTGAGTACGGAGCAGTAGTAAAAGCAGCCATGTATACGCCTGCTTTCTTAGGTGATCCTGCGAGGGGCGCATTCCAGCTTACGCAGTCACTATTTTCGGATATTTATGGAGGCTACTTCGCCACTACTGCCCCCAATTTTAACTCTGATAAATTTATCCTGGTAGGTGGCTGGCTCAATGGTGCATTTAATTATTTCTATGCCAATGCCGCTCCTCAGATCAAATACGCGGAGGATTTTGCCGCAGAAAATGGTTTTGAACTGGAAAATGCCATGATGAAGGTATGGCGGGTGTGGGCTTACCATAGAATGACTGACTATTGGGGGCCTATACCTTACTCTGAGTTTGGAAACAGAGAGAGGTCAGTGCCCTATGATGCACAGGACGAAATCTATGCTGACTTCTTTGCTACTTTGGATGAGGCAATTCCAGTACTACAAAGTAATGCTGGGGGTACTTCTTTCTTAGGCATCAATGACTTGGTCTACGGAGGGAATGTAGATCAATGGCTTAGATTTGCTAATACATTACGTCTTCGTCTGGCCATGCGGGTAAAGTATGTTGATCCTTCATTGAGTCAAACTGAAGCTGAAAAAGCAGTATCAGTTGGTGAGTTCATTGAGGACAATGAGGACAATGCTATCATAGAGACAGATGCTGATTTCAGAAACCCTTACAATACCATTACCCAATGGGGAGAGTTTCGTATGAGCGCCGATATGGAAAGCATCCTCAAAGGGTATGAAGATCCCCGCGTACAGTACTATGTTGCTCCTGCCGCAGAGCCGGACCCTACTGACGACCCTGCCAGCATATCATTCCCCTACGAAGGGATGAGAAACGGGCAGTCTCAGGTGGCCAAACAGGGCACTAACTTCAATGCGATAGCATCTGATATGGCTCCGGAATATACAGAAGCCGGAGCAGCTGGTCCAAACTATGTAGTGATGAATGCTGCTGAGTCTTATTTCCTAAGAGCTGAGGGTGCATTAGAAGGGTGGAACATGGGAGGAGGAACTGCTCAGAGTTTTTATGAGGATGGTATTGTTACATCTCATGAAGAATATGGACTGGATGGAAATAACCTGGCTGGAAATCCTTATGTAAGTAGCTCCAATACACCTGACTCTTACAATGGAACCGACCCTGCGCCTTCAGAAGTACCCGTTGCATATAATGCCGGAGGCAGTGTAGAAGAGCAGCTGGAGCAGATCATTACCCAGAAGTGGATTTCTCTTTATCCCAATTCTCAGGAGGCCTGGGCAGAGAAGAGAAGAACGGGTTACCCCACCTTCTATGATCGCCTGAATACTGACGATCCGGCTATTCCGGTAACTACAGTGCCTAGAAGAGTACCTTTTGTAGATGGCGAATTCACTACCAATGCTGAAGCTGTTAATGCTGCAGTAGATAATTTACTTGGCGGTCCTGATAACGGAACTACCAAACTCTGGTGGGATGCTAAGCCTTAA